The region GATCTAATTATTCAAGCAACACACCAAATAAACTCTAACGATATTACTTTTAGTGTTACAGAAACTGAACTAAATAATGCACTAAATCAATGTGAAAAACTTATTAATACTCTTGGAGGTGAAATATCTTCCCAAAAGGGTCTGAGCAAACTAAGTATTTATGGAGCTGGGATAATGGGGAGACCTGGAATAGCATCATCTCTATTTCAAACTCTATCTGATTCTGGTATTAATATCAGACTTATAGCAACTAGTGAAGTCAAAGTAAGTTGTGTTATTGATGCACAACTAGGGAAAAAAGCATTACGTAATGTAGGAGAAGTTTTCAAGCTCACTGATCAACAAATTTCTCTCAATCCTTCTGTTGAAAACAACAACGAGCCAGAAGTAAGAGGCATAGCTTTAGATAAAGATCAAATCCAAATTTGCGTAAAAAATGTTCCAGATAAACCAGGTACTGCTTCCACTATATGTTCCACATTGGCTGAGAAAAACATCAGTTTAGACACAATAGTTCAGTCAGAAAGAAAGCAAAAGTATAAAACAAAAGATATTAGTTTCACTTTAAAAAAAAATGATAGAAGTCTTGCCAAATATGCATTACAAGAATTGATTTCACACTGGAAAGGATCAACACTCGAAGAAGGAGTATCCATTGTTCGAATTAGTGCAGTAGGATCTGGAATGCCTTTTACAAAAGGAACAGCAGGTAAAATATTTAGAGCACTAGCAAATCAAAAAATTAATATCGAAATGATCGCTACTAGTGAAATAAGAACAACTTGTATTATCTCAGAAAAATATGGTGAAAAAGCATTAAATGAAATTCATTCTTGTTTTAAATTAGGAAAGAATGAAAGCTAACAATATCTCATTTACCAACTAACCTGTGCCTTAATTTTTTTATACGATCTCTTAGAATTGCAGCTTTTTCAAAATCTAGCTCTTTAGCTGTTATTTTCATTTTTGATTCCAATTTTTCAATTAATTCAGGCAAAGATTCTAAAGACATGCCGTTATCAGATTCCTTAGAACTATGATCTATCAACTTATCAGCAATATCAACAAAATCATCGGTGGTTCCATCTTGATTTAATCTTCTGGAAAGCTCTAAGAAAGAAAGAATTGAATTACTTGCTTTCTTACCTGCTGGCTTAGGAGTAATGCCGTTCTCAATGTTATAAGTATTTTGAATTTCACGACGTCTTTCAGTCTCACTAATAGCCTTTGCCATAGAGTCGGTCATTTTATCCGCATATAACAAAGCTAAACCTTCAACATGTCTTGCTGCTCGACCAATTGTTTGTATTAAAGATCTTTGTGCTCTTAAAAATCCTTCTTTATCTGCATCTAGTATTACTACAAGCGAGACTTCAGGTAAATCTAAACCTTCTCTCAGAAGATTAACTCCGACTAAAACATCATATTCTCCCAGTCGTAAATCTTGAATAATTTCAATTCGCTCGATTGAATGAATCTCTGAATGTAAATAGCGAACTCTTATTTTATTTTCAGATAAATAATCTGTAAGATCTTCAGCCATTCTTTTAGTGAGAGTTGTGACAAGTATTCTTTGTTTTTTAGATGCTCTTTTTCTAATTTCGAAAAGTAAATCGTCAACTTGACCATCTGTAGGACGAACTTCAACTAACGGGTCTAGGACCCCTGTAGGTCTTATAACTTGCTCAACTATATTTCCTGGTGATTGGGACAATTCCCAATCACCAGGAGTAGCACTTATAAAAACAGTTTGTTTTGCTTTATTCCAAAATTCTGTATCCTTTAAAGGACGATTATCAGCTGCACTTGGTAGTCTAAAGCCATGATCTATTAGCACTTTTTTTCTAGCTTGATCACCATTGTACATAGCTCTTAATTGAGGACAAGTAACATGACTTTCATCGATAAGTAATAACCAGTCTTTAGGAAAATAATCAATTAGGCATTCTGGCGCTGAGCCAGGTTCTCTTCCGGAGAGATGACGAGCATAATTTTCAACTCCATTACAGTATCCAACTTCTTTTAACATTTCTAAATCATAAATTGTTCGTTGTTCTAACCTTTGAGCCTCAAGTAATTTACCCTCTTGATTAAGAAATTCTAATCTGTCTTTTAACTCTTTTCTTATTGCTTTAATTGCAGATTCTAGGCGATCTTTAGGTGTAACAAAATGTTTTGCTGGATATATGTTAATTGAGTCTATTTTATTTAATATTTCTCCAGTAGTAGGATCGACATAGCTAATACTTTCAATTTCATCTCCAAATAATTCAAGTCTTACAAGTCTGTCATCATATGCTGGGCCTATTTCTAATACATCTCCTCTAACTCTAAATCTACCTCTACTAATTTCGATATCATTACGTGTATATTGATTAGAGACTAATGATCTCAGACAAGATCTTAAATCAATACTTTGACCAACTTTAAACTTTACAGAAGCCTTTAAATATTCACTTGGGATTCCCAAACCATATATACAACTAATTGACGCAACAACTATGACATCATCTCGTTCGAATAAAGATCTAGTAGCAGAGTGGCGTAACATATCTATTTCTTCATTAATTGATGAAGTCTTTGCTATATAAGTATCACTTACTGGAACATAAGCTTCTGGTTGATAATAATCATAATAAGAGATGAAATATTCAACGGCATTATCAGGAAAAAACTCCCTTAATTCATTACATAATTGAGCTGCAAGTGTTTTGTTATGAGCCAAAACCAATGCAGGTCTACCAGTTTGCGCTATCAAATTAGCTATAGTAAAAGTCTTTCCTGTTCCAGTTGCACCTAATAAAGTTTGAAACTTTTCTCCGCCATTTACACCTCCAACAAGCCCTTTAATAGCTGATGGTTGGTCACCTTTCGGAACGTAAGGAGCTTTAAGTTTATATTCAGGCATATTTTTATTTAATTAAAAAACAAACAAATTTATTAATTTCATATTCTTCAGATTGTAATCAAAAAAAGATTTTAATTACCTTATAAAATTCATAGATTAACCGTGGTAACAAATTTAAAGGTATCTATAGCCTGTCTAAGACCATTGACGGTCGCAATCATAGCTAATTCAGTATTTAATTTATTGACTGCTGAACCAATACCAACCCCATTAGCTCCCGTTGATAAAGCCATGGGGACAGTGACTTCAGAGAGTCCAGAAGCACATATCACAGGCACATCATAATTACTCTCCTTTAAAGCAGATGCGATAACGAAAGTCGCAGCCAAAGTAGGTGATGCTTTTTCTATTAAACCTAAAGTCCCAGGGCTCATGGGTTTAGAACTTGTGCCTCCTTCTGTCTGAATTAAGTCGACCCCTCTATCGACAAGGTCTAACGCTAATTGAGCTTGCCTATCTAAAGGCAACACATGCGGAACTGTCACTGACAAAAACACTTCAGGTAAAAGACGTCGAGATTCAGCAGCTAATGAAAGCACCTCATCAGCCGAGAAAAAACGCCCATCTGGATAAAAAGAATCAAAATTCCCAATCTCAATCATTGATGCTCCTGCTTTCACAGCTTCAGGGAAAAGTATTGGTTCCACCGAACTGACACACACAGGAATACTAGAGGCCTCTACAGCTAGCTCTACTAATTTTGGTTCACAAGCAATGTCCAACAAGTCGGCTCCCCCATGACCTGCTGCTTTCGCAATTAGAAATACTGATTCTTGATTAAAGTTACTTAAACCAGAAATTACTTTCAATAAAGATCTATTTTGAATACTCTTTTGAAGTGAAACTGGCAATGTCTGTAAACGTGTCATAAAAATATCAACTATTAACCTGATTGTGACACTGACTCAGCAAAAGAACTAAAAAAATGCGAATAGAACTCTGAAACCAAAGCAAATGTCACATTCTTCTAAAAATGACATGTCTTGGAGTAAATGGCATACGCGTTTACACAAAAGGCTGAAACAAAATAAATCTCTGCTTCCCATTAACTCCACACTTCTTTTAGCCATATCTGGTGGCCAAGATTCGATGGCTCTTCTTAAATTAATTATTGATCTAAAAAGACTATATAAATGGCAAATAGAAATCTGGCATGGAGATCACCAATGGCATGCTAAATCCGGGGAAATAGAAGAAGAGTTAAAACTTTGGTGCCTAAATAGGCAAATATCATTTCACTCTAATAAAGCAGATAAAAAAGAAGTACCTAATGAAGAAAAGGCAAGAGATTGGAGATATAGAAATCTAATAATAAAAGCCAAGTTTTTATCATCAAAGAATATACATTCTCCGTTTACCAGAATATTAACTGCTCATACAGCTACTGATCGAGCAGAAACAGTAATAATGAACTTAGCGAGAGGAACTGATCTGGTTGGACTTACTACTCTTAAAGAGCAAAGAACTATAGAGAATTATTTAGACTTGGCAAGACCTCTCCTGATCTTTAATAGACAAGAGACTCTTCAAATTTGTAAAGATTTTGATTTGCCAATTTGGATTGATCCTTCAAATGAAAATATTAATTTGACAAGAAATAAAATAAGAAAAGAAATTTTACCAATTCTAAATTCAATCTATAATGGAGCAGACTCTAGAATAGCTTCTGTTGCTAATAGACTTGAAAGTTATAACGAAGACCAAAAATTATTTGCAAAACTGGCAATAGAATCTTGCCAAGGAGAAAAAATCAATTCTCTATCAAAAATAAAACTATTAAGTTTAACAAACTCTATTAGAAAAATAATTATTTCTAATTGGTTAAAACAATTAGGCGTAAGAAGTGTAACTGCTTTACAAATCGAAGAAATAAATACCAAAATATCTCAAAGAAAACCACCTGGAACCATCCATCTTCATGGAGAATTCCTCATAAGATGGGATAAAAAAACTATATATATATCAAACAAAACAAATTAAAAGACACAAATATTCAGTTACTAACTAATCGCAGATCTGCGTCGTCTTGTTCTTCCAGATGGCATTTCACCTGAATTCCTTTCGCTAGTTGTTTTTTGTTCCACTGGTGCACTTGGCTCTTTATTTGTTACGGGTGAATTGTTTGCCTTATTTGGCCCTTTATCAGCATTTTTCTTAACTACTTGTCTTGATTCTAGCTGTTGATCAAGTTGAGGTTTATATGCACGAGTCCCACCAGGAGCAGGTTGAACAAGACAAAGGATTAATGGTTCAGCTTGAACCTCCCTTCTTAATCGACGAGATAAGCCTGATTCAACCTCTCTTTGCAATCCAATCCAATCGACCTCAACTGACTTAGCTCCTGTCTTCATAACAAGCTGTTTCCATCGATTTTCCAAGACCCAATTAATCTCTCTTTCAGTCCAATTGAGCATTGTTTTAGCATCAACATTTGTTATAACACCACGAAGATTGACCCTTGGAGGTGCAACCATTACGCCATCAGTACTAATTGGAGCAAGCACAGTAATAACTCCATCATCAGCAAGTTGCTGACGTTCTTTTAAGACTCGAGTATCTACAACCCCTGTCCTAGAGGAATCTAATAATTCAACTCCTGATTTAACTGGTGACCCTTGCACAAGAGAATCTGGTCTTAATTCAGCAACGTCACCATTTTCCATAACCAAAACATTCTCTGGATGAACCCCCATCGATACAGCAGTTTTTCCATGTAGAACTTGCATTCGGTACTCCCCATGAACAGGAATAAAGTATTTAGGTCTAGTTAATCCAAGCATCCATTTTTGGTCTTCTTGGCATCCATGGCCTGAAACATGAATACCTTTGTCTTTGCCATAAATAACTTTTGCACCCAATTTTATTAATTTATCAATCGTATGCATTACAGAAATAGTATTTCCAGGAATAGGACTAGCAGAAAAAATGACAGTGTCACTTGTTTTCAACTGAACATGTTGATGCTCACCTCTAGCGATACGACTCAAAGCAGCCATTGATTCTCCTTGACTACCTGTCATCAATAAAAAAGTCTCTCTGTCAGGCAAATCTCTAATCTGTTTAATTGGGAAAAACAAATCATCAGGGAAACGCATATATCCCAGCTCTCTTGCTTTCCCGACCACATTGAGCATTGAACGTCCTAGCAAGCCAACTTTTCTACCATTTTTCATCGCTAACTCTAAAAGCATCGCTACGCGATGAGTTGAACTGGCAAATGTAGTAACCATAACTCTGCCCTCTGCAGTCGCAATGTATCTATCTAAATTTGGAAAAACAGAATATTCAGAAGGGGTGAATCCTGTGACTTCAGAGTTCGTTGAATCAGATAGAAGGCAAAGAACACCTTTATCTCCATAGTGAGCCATTCTGGCTAAGTCTGAAGGCTGACCATCAGGCGGAGTATGGTCAAACTTAAAATCACCAGTAAAAAATACTACTCCTACAGGAGTTGTTACTGCGAAAGAGTAACTATCAGAAATTGAATGTGTATTTCTTACAAATTCAACTGAAAAATGTTGTCCAACTTTGATAACTTCTCTTGGTCCACATACTTGTATTGTTGTCCGATCAGCAACTCCTGCTTCCTCCATTTTCCCCCTAAGCATAGACATAGCCAGTGGCGGACCATACACAATGGGAATATTAAAGTTCTTTAAATGATGAGAAATGCCACCAATATGATCTTCATGTCCATGAGTTACGACCAAACCCCTTATTCGACTTTGATTTTCACGTAAATAAGTAGTGTCTGGCATGACAACATTTACTCCATGCATCCCGTCTGTTGGGAAAGCCAGACCAGCATCAAGAATCATGATGTCATCACCATATTCAAAGACGCAGGTATTTTTTCCAATTTCTCCGAGGCCGCCTAAGGGAATAATCCTCAAGCAAGGAGATTTCGATTGATTATTTTTTGAACCTTGAGAATTCATTGAACTTGATGTCATGGAAAAATTTATGCAAAAAACTTGGTTGTTACCCAAATGAAAGTCTGATCCAAACGGAAACGCTTGAATCGATCAAATCAATCTCATAGAAGAGAGTATCTTCACGAGTTCTGCTTTCATTTCGCTGTTTAAAGAGACTAAAGGACTTCGAGGAGGTCCAACAGACCAACCGATTAGTTGAAGTGCCGCTTTCACAGGAATGGGATTTGTGGTTGCAAAAAGGGATTTAAAAAGAGGTTGTAAAATCTCGTGCAAATAAAGTGCATCAGCATATTTACCTTCTAAAAAACTATCTATGATTTTCTTCAAATTAGGACCAACTAAATGACTTGCGACACTAACAACGCCTACTGCACCTACTGAAAGCATTGGCAAAACCAAAGCATCATCACCGCTATACACAGCTAGATCTGATCCACAATAGTTTCTTAATTGAGTCACTTCCTCGGTAGTTCCGCTTGCCGCTTTAAAACTGACTACATTACTGCAATCCATAAGCTTACTTACAATACTAGGCGATATTGAACACCCTGTCCGCCCAGGAATGTTGTAGAGCATCAAAGGTAACTTTGGGGCTGCTTTTGCAATAGCGCGAAAATGAATTTCTAATCCTTCTTGCGGTGGCTTGTTGTAATAGGGAACAACAACTAACGCACCATCAGCGCCTGAATTAGCTGCTTCCTTTGTAGCCTCAATCGCCTCAGCAGTCGAATTACTTCCTGTTCCAGCTAAAACTTTAGCCCTAGATCCTAGGGAATTTCTTACTGTTTCCAGCATCTTTTGCTGTTCTTGCCAAGTTAAAGTTGGTGATTCCCCCGTAGTTCCACATACAACGATTCCATCTGAACCTTGATCTACTAAATAATTTGCCAAATCAGCCGCAAGACCATAATCAACTTTCCCATCTTCATCAAATGGAGTCACCATTGCGGTTAACATCCTTCCGAAAGGGGCTGGTGATAATAATGCTGACTTAATCATGAGTTTTTTGGCAATAAAAGTTCAGCAATCTGTACTGCATTAAGTGCGGCTCCCTTACGTATTTGATCTCCACACAACCATAGTTCCAAAGCATTGGGGTTACTTATATCCTGCCTTATACGGCCAACAGATATTGGGTCTCTTCCGGTTACATCTTGTGGCATCGGAAAACGATTGTTTTCCAAATCCTCAAGGATCTCAACTCCTGGTGCAGATTCCAAAATCTCATAAGCTTCTTTTACTGAAAAAGGCTTTGTAAATTCAATATTGACCGCTTCGGAATGCGCTCTAAAAACTGGAACTCTTACACATGTTGCGGTCAAAGAAAGCTCGGGATCTCCAAGAATCTTTCTGGTTTCATTAACCATTTTCATCTCTTCCTCGCAATAATTATTCGATTGCAAAGGTGAATTATGCAAAAAAAGATTAAATGCTAAGGAATAAGGAAGAACTTTACTTTCTGGAGTTATTCCATTTAAAACTTCTTGACTTAATTTTCCTAGTTCTTCCATTGCCATTGCACCTGCACCACTAGCTGATTGATAGGTTGATACAACTACCCGTTTAATAGGAATATTCCTAGTCAATGGAGATAGAACCAACGCTAATAAAATTGTCGTGCAATTCGGATTAGAAATTAAACCTTTGTGTTTACTCACATCAGCAGGATTGACTTCGGGAACAACCAAAGGAACATTATCGTCCATTCTAAATGCACTGGAGTTGTCAATCATCAAAGCTCCAGAGCTTTTGATTCTATCTTTCCACTTTCGAGATATTGAACTACCAGCTGAAGCCAAAATTAAATCTACATTTTCAAAACTATCTTCAGTTGTCTCTTCCACTTTTAAATCTGTTCCACAAAAACTTTGCATCTCCCCTGCTGAACGATGAGAAGCAAGTAAAATTAATTTTTTTATAGGAAAAGATCTCTCTTCAAGCAAACTCAATAATTCCTTACCTACAGCTCCACTTGAACCAAGTATCGCAACTGTAAGAGGTCTATTTGGAAGAAGAATCTGTGGGTTCAAACTTAATAAAGAGAATAAAAAGGCTTAACAAAAAAATTTTTCTTATTGGAAAAATCAACAAATAACAAATTTTTCGATACTTTTTAGGCCACAATAGCTTTGGAAGTGAATTAACGCTTTCTTACGCTAA is a window of Prochlorococcus marinus str. MIT 0917 DNA encoding:
- the uvrB gene encoding excinuclease ABC subunit UvrB; the protein is MPEYKLKAPYVPKGDQPSAIKGLVGGVNGGEKFQTLLGATGTGKTFTIANLIAQTGRPALVLAHNKTLAAQLCNELREFFPDNAVEYFISYYDYYQPEAYVPVSDTYIAKTSSINEEIDMLRHSATRSLFERDDVIVVASISCIYGLGIPSEYLKASVKFKVGQSIDLRSCLRSLVSNQYTRNDIEISRGRFRVRGDVLEIGPAYDDRLVRLELFGDEIESISYVDPTTGEILNKIDSINIYPAKHFVTPKDRLESAIKAIRKELKDRLEFLNQEGKLLEAQRLEQRTIYDLEMLKEVGYCNGVENYARHLSGREPGSAPECLIDYFPKDWLLLIDESHVTCPQLRAMYNGDQARKKVLIDHGFRLPSAADNRPLKDTEFWNKAKQTVFISATPGDWELSQSPGNIVEQVIRPTGVLDPLVEVRPTDGQVDDLLFEIRKRASKKQRILVTTLTKRMAEDLTDYLSENKIRVRYLHSEIHSIERIEIIQDLRLGEYDVLVGVNLLREGLDLPEVSLVVILDADKEGFLRAQRSLIQTIGRAARHVEGLALLYADKMTDSMAKAISETERRREIQNTYNIENGITPKPAGKKASNSILSFLELSRRLNQDGTTDDFVDIADKLIDHSSKESDNGMSLESLPELIEKLESKMKITAKELDFEKAAILRDRIKKLRHRLVGK
- a CDS encoding DUF561 domain-containing protein; this translates as MTRLQTLPVSLQKSIQNRSLLKVISGLSNFNQESVFLIAKAAGHGGADLLDIACEPKLVELAVEASSIPVCVSSVEPILFPEAVKAGASMIEIGNFDSFYPDGRFFSADEVLSLAAESRRLLPEVFLSVTVPHVLPLDRQAQLALDLVDRGVDLIQTEGGTSSKPMSPGTLGLIEKASPTLAATFVIASALKESNYDVPVICASGLSEVTVPMALSTGANGVGIGSAVNKLNTELAMIATVNGLRQAIDTFKFVTTVNL
- the tilS gene encoding tRNA lysidine(34) synthetase TilS — protein: MSWSKWHTRLHKRLKQNKSLLPINSTLLLAISGGQDSMALLKLIIDLKRLYKWQIEIWHGDHQWHAKSGEIEEELKLWCLNRQISFHSNKADKKEVPNEEKARDWRYRNLIIKAKFLSSKNIHSPFTRILTAHTATDRAETVIMNLARGTDLVGLTTLKEQRTIENYLDLARPLLIFNRQETLQICKDFDLPIWIDPSNENINLTRNKIRKEILPILNSIYNGADSRIASVANRLESYNEDQKLFAKLAIESCQGEKINSLSKIKLLSLTNSIRKIIISNWLKQLGVRSVTALQIEEINTKISQRKPPGTIHLHGEFLIRWDKKTIYISNKTN
- a CDS encoding ribonuclease J; the encoded protein is MTSSSMNSQGSKNNQSKSPCLRIIPLGGLGEIGKNTCVFEYGDDIMILDAGLAFPTDGMHGVNVVMPDTTYLRENQSRIRGLVVTHGHEDHIGGISHHLKNFNIPIVYGPPLAMSMLRGKMEEAGVADRTTIQVCGPREVIKVGQHFSVEFVRNTHSISDSYSFAVTTPVGVVFFTGDFKFDHTPPDGQPSDLARMAHYGDKGVLCLLSDSTNSEVTGFTPSEYSVFPNLDRYIATAEGRVMVTTFASSTHRVAMLLELAMKNGRKVGLLGRSMLNVVGKARELGYMRFPDDLFFPIKQIRDLPDRETFLLMTGSQGESMAALSRIARGEHQHVQLKTSDTVIFSASPIPGNTISVMHTIDKLIKLGAKVIYGKDKGIHVSGHGCQEDQKWMLGLTRPKYFIPVHGEYRMQVLHGKTAVSMGVHPENVLVMENGDVAELRPDSLVQGSPVKSGVELLDSSRTGVVDTRVLKERQQLADDGVITVLAPISTDGVMVAPPRVNLRGVITNVDAKTMLNWTEREINWVLENRWKQLVMKTGAKSVEVDWIGLQREVESGLSRRLRREVQAEPLILCLVQPAPGGTRAYKPQLDQQLESRQVVKKNADKGPNKANNSPVTNKEPSAPVEQKTTSERNSGEMPSGRTRRRRSAIS
- the dapA gene encoding 4-hydroxy-tetrahydrodipicolinate synthase, coding for MIKSALLSPAPFGRMLTAMVTPFDEDGKVDYGLAADLANYLVDQGSDGIVVCGTTGESPTLTWQEQQKMLETVRNSLGSRAKVLAGTGSNSTAEAIEATKEAANSGADGALVVVPYYNKPPQEGLEIHFRAIAKAAPKLPLMLYNIPGRTGCSISPSIVSKLMDCSNVVSFKAASGTTEEVTQLRNYCGSDLAVYSGDDALVLPMLSVGAVGVVSVASHLVGPNLKKIIDSFLEGKYADALYLHEILQPLFKSLFATTNPIPVKAALQLIGWSVGPPRSPLVSLNSEMKAELVKILSSMRLI
- a CDS encoding aspartate-semialdehyde dehydrogenase translates to MNPQILLPNRPLTVAILGSSGAVGKELLSLLEERSFPIKKLILLASHRSAGEMQSFCGTDLKVEETTEDSFENVDLILASAGSSISRKWKDRIKSSGALMIDNSSAFRMDDNVPLVVPEVNPADVSKHKGLISNPNCTTILLALVLSPLTRNIPIKRVVVSTYQSASGAGAMAMEELGKLSQEVLNGITPESKVLPYSLAFNLFLHNSPLQSNNYCEEEMKMVNETRKILGDPELSLTATCVRVPVFRAHSEAVNIEFTKPFSVKEAYEILESAPGVEILEDLENNRFPMPQDVTGRDPISVGRIRQDISNPNALELWLCGDQIRKGAALNAVQIAELLLPKNS